A genomic stretch from Streptomyces sp. QL37 includes:
- a CDS encoding fumarate hydratase encodes MPEFAYSDLLPLGEDTTPYRLVTADGVSTFEADGRTFLKVAPEALRTLAAEAMHDISHYLRPAHLAQLRRIVDDPEASSNDKFVALDLLKNANIAAAGVLPMCQDTGTAIVMGKRGQNVLTEGGDEEALSHGIFDAYTKLNLRYSQMAPLNMWEEKNTGSNLPAQIELYATDGGAYKFLFMAKGGGSANKSFLFQETKAVLNEASMMKFLEEKIRSLGTAACPPYHLAIVVGGTSAEFALKTAKYASAHYLDELPAEGSPTGHGFRDKELEEKVFELTQKIGIGAQFGGKYFCHDVRVVRLPRHGASLPVAIAVSCSADRQATAKITAEGVFLEQLEKDPARFLPDTTDEHLDEAGDVVRIDLNRPMDDILAELTKYPVKTRLSLTGPLVVARDIAHAKIKERLDAGEEMPQYLKDHPVYYAGPAKTPEGYASGSFGPTTAGRMDSYVAQFQAAGGSKVMLAKGNRSKQVTDACDAHGGFYLGSIGGPAARLAQDCIKKVEVVEYEELGMEAVWRIEVEDFPAFVVVDDKGNDFFTEPAPAPTFTSIPVRGPGLG; translated from the coding sequence ATGCCAGAGTTTGCGTACTCCGATCTGCTCCCCCTGGGAGAGGACACCACGCCGTACCGGCTGGTGACCGCCGACGGCGTCTCGACCTTCGAGGCCGACGGCCGTACGTTCCTCAAGGTGGCTCCGGAAGCCCTGCGTACCCTCGCGGCCGAGGCCATGCACGACATCTCGCACTATCTGCGCCCCGCCCACCTGGCGCAGCTGCGCCGCATCGTGGACGACCCCGAGGCGTCGTCCAACGACAAGTTCGTCGCGCTGGACCTCCTGAAGAACGCGAACATCGCCGCCGCGGGTGTCCTGCCGATGTGCCAGGACACCGGTACGGCGATCGTCATGGGCAAGCGCGGGCAGAACGTCCTGACCGAGGGCGGTGACGAGGAGGCCCTGTCGCACGGCATCTTCGACGCGTACACCAAGCTCAACCTGCGCTACTCGCAGATGGCCCCGCTGAACATGTGGGAAGAGAAGAACACCGGCTCGAACCTCCCGGCCCAGATCGAGCTGTACGCCACGGACGGCGGCGCGTACAAGTTCCTCTTCATGGCGAAGGGCGGCGGCTCGGCCAACAAGTCGTTCCTCTTCCAGGAGACCAAGGCGGTCCTCAACGAGGCCTCCATGATGAAGTTCCTCGAGGAGAAGATCCGCTCCCTGGGTACGGCGGCCTGCCCGCCGTACCACCTGGCGATCGTCGTCGGCGGCACGTCGGCCGAGTTCGCGCTGAAGACCGCGAAGTACGCCTCCGCGCACTACCTCGACGAGCTGCCCGCCGAGGGCTCCCCGACCGGCCACGGCTTCCGGGACAAGGAGCTGGAGGAGAAGGTCTTCGAGCTGACGCAGAAGATCGGCATCGGCGCGCAGTTCGGCGGGAAGTACTTCTGCCACGACGTGCGCGTGGTCCGCCTCCCCCGGCACGGCGCCTCGCTGCCCGTCGCCATCGCCGTGTCCTGCTCGGCCGACCGCCAGGCCACCGCGAAGATCACCGCCGAGGGCGTCTTCCTGGAGCAGCTGGAGAAGGACCCGGCGCGCTTCCTCCCGGACACCACGGACGAGCACCTCGACGAGGCGGGTGACGTCGTACGCATCGACCTCAACCGGCCGATGGACGACATCCTCGCCGAGCTGACCAAGTACCCGGTCAAGACCAGGCTCTCGCTGACCGGCCCGCTGGTCGTGGCGCGCGACATCGCGCACGCCAAGATCAAGGAGCGGCTCGACGCGGGCGAGGAGATGCCGCAGTACCTCAAGGACCACCCGGTCTACTACGCGGGCCCGGCGAAGACCCCCGAGGGCTACGCGTCCGGCTCCTTCGGCCCGACGACGGCCGGCCGCATGGACAGCTACGTCGCACAGTTCCAGGCGGCGGGCGGTTCCAAGGTGATGCTCGCCAAGGGCAACCGTTCCAAGCAGGTCACGGACGCGTGCGACGCGCACGGCGGCTTCTACCTCGGCTCGATCGGCGGCCCCGCCGCGCGTCTCGCCCAGGACTGCATCAAGAAGGTCGAGGTCGTCGAGTACGAGGAGCTCGGCATGGAGGCGGTCTGGCGGATCGAGGTCGAGGACTTCCCCGCGTTCGTCGTGGTCGACGACAAGGGCAACGACTTCTTCACCGAGCCCGCCCCGGCCCCGACGTTCACCAGCATCCCGGTCCGCGGC
- a CDS encoding DUF1707 domain-containing protein, whose product MDLEKQPQQPVAPAGPAPAGIRASDADRDRIADILRDAMAEGRLTAEEHSERVDLVYRAKTVGELEPLVQDLPAAGATRPAASPYGYGPEAATGPAENLVAVFSSSTRRGRWRVGGRTNAFALFGSVEMDLTEALFGQRLTIINATSIFGSVEIKVPENISLRGSGTGIFGNFEVDTLESADPEAPVVVVNGYSVFGNVEAKPKRGKLIANLHRQLRKHLGH is encoded by the coding sequence GTGGACCTCGAGAAGCAGCCCCAGCAACCCGTCGCTCCGGCCGGTCCCGCGCCCGCCGGAATCCGCGCATCCGACGCGGACCGCGACCGGATCGCGGACATCCTGCGGGACGCCATGGCCGAGGGCCGGCTGACGGCCGAGGAGCACTCCGAGCGGGTCGACCTGGTCTACCGGGCCAAGACCGTCGGCGAGCTGGAGCCGCTGGTCCAGGACCTCCCGGCGGCGGGCGCCACCCGCCCCGCCGCCTCGCCCTACGGTTACGGCCCCGAGGCGGCGACCGGGCCCGCCGAGAACCTGGTGGCGGTCTTCAGCAGCTCGACCCGCAGGGGCCGTTGGCGCGTCGGCGGGCGCACGAACGCCTTCGCGCTCTTCGGCAGTGTGGAGATGGACCTGACCGAGGCGCTGTTCGGCCAGCGTCTGACGATCATCAACGCGACGTCCATCTTCGGCAGTGTCGAGATCAAGGTCCCGGAGAACATCTCGCTGCGCGGCAGCGGGACGGGCATTTTCGGCAATTTCGAGGTCGACACACTGGAATCGGCCGACCCCGAGGCACCGGTGGTCGTCGTGAACGGCTATTCCGTGTTCGGGAACGTCGAGGCGAAGCCCAAGCGTGGCAAGCTCATCGCCAACCTCCACCGGCAGTTGCGCAAACACCTCGGCCACTGA